In Actinomadura citrea, a single window of DNA contains:
- a CDS encoding FAD-linked oxidase C-terminal domain-containing protein, producing METMLTTLGPRLEALLGTDRVITDPVRLRTYECDGLTNHRSTPGVVVLPDTAEQIAAIVRECAAAGVPYVARGSGTGLSGGALPRTDGVLIVTSRMNRILEVDVPGQRAVVEPGVINLDVTRAVRQHGYYFAPDPSSQQICSVGGNVAENSGGAHCLKYGFTAHHVLACEVVTPDGELVELTADGPGYDLLGVFVGAEGTLGIATKITVRLTRVPETVQTLLAAFGSIEAGGAAVSAIIGAGVLPAAIEMMDALAIEAAEAAVRCEYPPGAGAVLIVELDGPEAEVAAQFTEVERMCRDAGAFEIRIAADDAQRALIWKGRKSAFAAVGRISPAYLVQDGVIPRTVLPDVLARIDALSAKSGVRVANVFHAGDGNLHPLVLFDDAEPGAEERAEEVSGAILDLCIEHGGSITGEHGVGVDKARYMPRMFTDADLDTMQMVRCGFDPAGLCNPGKVFPTPRLCGEVPGKRKGPHPYEGKADIF from the coding sequence ATGGAGACCATGCTCACGACGCTCGGGCCCCGGCTGGAGGCGCTGCTCGGGACCGACCGGGTGATCACCGATCCGGTGCGGCTGCGCACCTACGAGTGCGACGGCCTCACCAACCACCGGTCCACGCCCGGCGTCGTGGTGCTGCCCGACACCGCCGAGCAGATCGCCGCGATCGTGCGGGAGTGCGCCGCGGCCGGGGTCCCCTACGTCGCGCGCGGATCGGGCACGGGCCTGTCGGGCGGCGCGCTCCCCCGCACGGACGGCGTGCTGATCGTCACCTCCCGGATGAACCGGATCCTGGAGGTCGACGTTCCGGGGCAGCGGGCCGTGGTGGAGCCCGGCGTGATCAACCTGGACGTGACGCGGGCCGTCCGCCAGCACGGGTACTACTTCGCGCCCGACCCGTCCAGCCAGCAGATCTGCTCGGTGGGCGGGAACGTCGCGGAGAACTCGGGCGGCGCCCACTGCCTGAAGTACGGGTTCACCGCCCACCACGTGCTGGCCTGCGAGGTCGTCACGCCCGACGGCGAGCTGGTGGAGCTGACGGCGGACGGGCCCGGCTACGACCTGCTCGGGGTGTTCGTCGGGGCGGAGGGCACGCTCGGCATCGCCACCAAGATCACGGTCCGGCTGACGCGGGTCCCCGAGACCGTGCAGACGCTGCTGGCCGCGTTCGGCTCGATCGAGGCGGGCGGCGCCGCGGTGTCGGCGATCATCGGCGCGGGCGTCCTCCCGGCGGCGATCGAGATGATGGACGCCCTGGCGATCGAGGCGGCCGAGGCGGCGGTGCGCTGCGAGTACCCGCCGGGCGCCGGCGCGGTGCTGATCGTGGAGCTGGACGGCCCGGAGGCCGAGGTCGCCGCCCAGTTCACCGAGGTGGAGCGGATGTGCCGGGACGCGGGCGCCTTCGAGATCCGCATCGCCGCCGACGACGCGCAGCGGGCGCTGATCTGGAAGGGGCGCAAGTCGGCGTTCGCGGCCGTGGGCCGGATCAGCCCGGCCTATCTCGTCCAGGACGGCGTCATCCCCCGGACGGTGCTCCCGGACGTCCTGGCCAGGATCGACGCGCTGTCGGCCAAGTCGGGCGTCCGGGTCGCCAACGTGTTCCACGCGGGGGACGGCAACCTGCATCCGCTGGTGCTGTTCGACGACGCCGAGCCGGGCGCGGAGGAGCGCGCCGAGGAGGTGTCGGGCGCGATCCTCGACCTGTGCATCGAGCACGGCGGCTCCATCACGGGCGAGCACGGGGTCGGCGTCGACAAGGCGCGCTACATGCCGCGCATGTTCACCGACGCCGATCTGGACACGATGCAGATGGTCCGCTGCGGCTTCGATCCCGCGGGGCTGTGCAATCCGGGCAAGGTCTTCCCCACGCCGCGGCTGTGCGGGGAGGTGCCCGGCAAGCGCAAGGGCCCGCACCCGTACGAGGGAAAGGCGGACATCTTCTGA